A window from Opitutia bacterium ISCC 52 encodes these proteins:
- a CDS encoding family 43 glycosylhydrolase — MKKLAVVFQIICSTYLALLVGACGKGEVRSAVNEDNADQFPNSAFVEVPTDRKPGPVMDRETILAGLESHDKALYIKDGWIRDPYIVLGPDDYYYLTGTQPREGDPREAVNPYNVGLGDESIVGNQVRAWRSKDLIEWENLGVIFTIDDTWLAQSGGKVARPYIWAPEVHWMGDRWALVHCPRRHSSLVLSEGAELKGPWTHPMEGRMGERHDPSLYQDDDGIVYMLWQNTYVAPLNGDLSDYTAEGVRIDPAGTRPGPDGEPIRRIGHEGATMMKVGGKYVHLGTAWSTDQGRKGSYNLYYSEAEQITGPYGPRKFAGRFLGHGTPFQDREGNWWCTAFFNANVPPVSKDGIGDRDLSENAQTINEQGVTIVPLDVRMLENGEVYIRAKDSDYAHPGPDEAQQF; from the coding sequence ATGAAGAAATTAGCCGTAGTTTTTCAGATTATCTGTTCGACCTATCTAGCATTGCTAGTGGGAGCTTGTGGAAAAGGAGAAGTTCGTTCTGCCGTAAATGAAGACAATGCGGATCAGTTTCCGAATTCGGCCTTCGTGGAAGTTCCAACGGACCGCAAACCAGGTCCTGTCATGGACAGGGAAACGATTTTGGCTGGGTTGGAATCACATGATAAAGCTCTCTATATCAAGGACGGTTGGATTCGTGATCCTTACATCGTATTAGGGCCTGATGATTATTATTACCTCACCGGGACGCAGCCACGTGAGGGTGATCCTCGTGAGGCGGTGAATCCTTATAATGTAGGCTTGGGTGATGAGAGTATTGTTGGAAATCAAGTGCGGGCCTGGCGGAGTAAGGATCTTATCGAGTGGGAAAACTTGGGCGTTATATTTACGATTGATGACACCTGGCTTGCGCAGTCAGGAGGAAAGGTTGCCCGCCCTTACATCTGGGCTCCAGAAGTTCACTGGATGGGGGATCGCTGGGCGTTGGTTCATTGCCCACGAAGGCATTCGAGTCTGGTGTTGTCTGAAGGTGCTGAACTCAAAGGGCCCTGGACCCATCCTATGGAAGGACGAATGGGGGAGCGCCATGACCCGTCACTTTATCAGGATGACGATGGTATCGTCTATATGCTTTGGCAGAACACCTATGTGGCCCCGTTGAATGGCGACCTTTCTGACTATACGGCTGAAGGTGTTCGTATTGATCCTGCCGGTACGCGCCCTGGCCCCGATGGAGAGCCGATTCGTCGAATTGGTCATGAAGGTGCCACGATGATGAAAGTGGGTGGGAAATACGTTCATCTAGGTACGGCGTGGTCGACGGATCAAGGTCGCAAAGGGTCTTACAATCTTTATTACAGCGAGGCTGAACAAATTACCGGTCCCTATGGACCCAGAAAATTTGCCGGTCGTTTTCTGGGGCATGGCACTCCTTTTCAAGACCGGGAAGGGAATTGGTGGTGCACCGCATTCTTCAATGCCAACGTGCCACCGGTTTCGAAGGACGGCATTGGTGATCGCGACTTGAGTGAAAATGCACAGACCATCAACGAACAAGGAGTCACTATTGTGCCCCTGGATGTGCGAATGCTAGAAAACGGCGAGGTTTACATTCGTGCAAAAGATTCTGATTATGCTCATCCAGGGCCGGATGAAGCTCAGCAATTTTAA
- a CDS encoding sulfatase, with protein MTSVRFLRLLKTFSTLNMNGALLVLSFLSVCWIADANSHLPEEGDGKPDIVFIIADDLGPNDTSFMGNTEVRTPALARLAERSAVLERMYVASPSCAPSRGAMLSGLMPFRNGAEPNHTYVRDDVKQLPHYMKELGYEVVSIGKISHGNDKRVGFDFDDRDISLEKIGIVSDYLGQRNSGKPLLLMVGIKDPHVPWPDEYYSHYETDSLTLPPQLIDTPDTRLEFARYYTDVERMDKQVAATLDAVEEHLGPETLIFFTSDHGAQLPYGKWNNYETSVKAPMLVCWPGVVEPQKRYSSLLSFVDILPTLIEIAGAEAPPSGLGSDEIDGMSFLPLLKGEKDKHRDYVFSTNSSAAHHTYPLRSVVSERFRYIRNVFPELNFTNQTDHNPTAQSHNLWVSWVEKAKDDPAIARKVKGYHQRPAEELYDLQADPDEQRNLAGDPNYVQTLRKLRAITDSWIRQSGDTLQMHGKPMEVLLPL; from the coding sequence ATGACCTCTGTCCGATTCCTACGCCTCTTGAAAACGTTTAGTACCCTTAATATGAATGGAGCTTTGTTGGTTCTGAGTTTCCTCTCGGTCTGTTGGATAGCAGATGCAAACAGTCACCTGCCTGAAGAAGGGGACGGTAAGCCTGACATCGTTTTCATTATTGCTGATGACCTGGGTCCGAATGATACCAGCTTTATGGGGAATACTGAAGTGCGGACGCCCGCATTGGCCAGGTTAGCTGAGCGCAGTGCGGTTCTCGAGCGCATGTATGTTGCATCTCCCAGTTGTGCGCCCTCGCGTGGTGCTATGTTGTCAGGGCTGATGCCATTCCGTAACGGTGCCGAGCCGAATCACACTTATGTCCGCGATGACGTGAAACAGTTGCCGCACTATATGAAGGAGTTGGGCTATGAAGTCGTCAGTATCGGCAAAATCTCTCACGGGAATGACAAACGAGTCGGTTTTGATTTTGATGACAGGGATATTTCATTGGAGAAAATCGGAATTGTATCCGATTATTTGGGACAGCGGAATAGTGGTAAACCGCTGCTTTTGATGGTAGGGATTAAGGATCCACACGTTCCATGGCCGGATGAGTATTATTCACATTATGAAACAGATTCGCTGACGTTGCCGCCACAGTTAATCGATACACCCGATACGCGCTTGGAGTTTGCCCGTTACTATACCGATGTTGAGCGGATGGATAAGCAGGTAGCAGCAACGCTTGATGCGGTGGAAGAGCATCTCGGGCCTGAGACCCTCATTTTCTTTACGAGCGATCACGGAGCCCAATTGCCCTACGGGAAGTGGAATAATTACGAAACCAGTGTAAAGGCCCCTATGCTTGTGTGTTGGCCCGGAGTCGTTGAGCCTCAAAAGCGATATTCATCCCTGTTGTCCTTTGTTGATATTTTGCCGACGCTCATCGAAATCGCCGGAGCTGAAGCGCCACCATCTGGCCTCGGAAGCGACGAGATTGATGGTATGTCATTTCTTCCCTTGCTCAAGGGGGAGAAGGATAAGCACCGAGATTACGTTTTCAGCACCAATTCTTCAGCGGCTCATCACACGTATCCTTTGAGATCGGTTGTGAGTGAGCGGTTTCGCTATATTCGCAATGTGTTTCCGGAGCTGAATTTTACGAACCAAACCGATCACAATCCCACAGCGCAAAGTCACAATCTATGGGTTTCCTGGGTTGAGAAAGCGAAGGATGATCCGGCCATCGCACGTAAGGTTAAAGGCTATCATCAGCGTCCAGCGGAGGAGCTTTACGACCTGCAAGCAGACCCTGACGAACAACGAAACCTGGCAGGAGACCCGAACTATGTGCAGACACTGAGAAAGCTTCGCGCCATCACGGATAGTTGGATTCGCCAGAGTGGCGATACCTTGCAGATGCATGGAAAACCGATGGAGGTTTTGCTGCCCCTTTGA
- a CDS encoding sulfatase, producing MRIFFNLVCFFTLSLTWVFAERPDHIIVVIADDHSAHDSTPYGSSFVDTPNLQRLADEGMVFDRAYVASPSCAPSRAALLTGLMSARNGAMRNHTYPSSGTQYMTKDLQAAGYHVAAFGKVAHGRKGAELADFDYFDTKFLADPEFRNLANGELYDGKHLEAVRDYMKEKSQSESLCLFLGINDPHKPWTSTRDLYDPNEKNFDVPYFIDGKIFRNELVSYYNEVDHVDQLVGEFRSMALEILGENVLFVYTADHGAAVPFGKWTLFEAGIRSPFIFAWPGKIAAGQRTDAMVSWVDLLPTLVDLGGGTNRKGIDGGSFLPVLLGNKDYHRKFIFASHVGDGKQNYSPSRSVSDGRWKYIRYLDDEYMFTTHQDLNNNRSFAPFHPEWLAIAEAGHAGAQEIIRRYYLPAEEHLYDLESDPFEQHNLAKDKQYAGVRSHLSGVLNDWMRSQGDDGIDEGSSFFKREGAIHSWGTHHFEAF from the coding sequence ATGAGGATCTTTTTCAATCTAGTTTGTTTTTTTACTCTCTCGCTAACTTGGGTTTTCGCAGAGAGGCCTGATCATATTATCGTAGTCATTGCGGATGACCATAGTGCTCATGACTCAACTCCCTACGGCAGCTCGTTCGTTGATACGCCCAACCTGCAACGCTTGGCGGATGAAGGCATGGTATTTGACCGTGCTTACGTAGCCTCCCCATCTTGTGCTCCTAGTAGAGCAGCACTGCTGACGGGGCTGATGTCGGCCCGCAATGGAGCGATGCGCAATCATACTTACCCCAGTTCCGGGACGCAATATATGACGAAAGATCTTCAGGCTGCGGGTTATCATGTGGCTGCTTTTGGGAAAGTGGCGCACGGACGGAAAGGAGCGGAACTGGCAGATTTTGATTACTTCGATACCAAGTTCCTTGCTGATCCGGAATTCCGCAACCTCGCCAATGGTGAGCTTTATGATGGAAAGCATTTGGAGGCAGTTCGTGATTACATGAAAGAGAAAAGCCAGTCCGAGTCGTTGTGTTTGTTCTTAGGAATCAATGACCCTCACAAACCATGGACGAGCACGCGCGATCTCTACGACCCTAATGAGAAGAATTTCGACGTGCCTTATTTTATAGATGGTAAGATCTTTAGGAACGAACTTGTTTCTTATTACAACGAAGTCGACCACGTTGACCAATTGGTCGGTGAGTTTCGATCGATGGCTCTGGAGATTCTTGGTGAAAACGTTCTGTTTGTTTACACCGCGGACCATGGAGCGGCGGTGCCATTTGGGAAATGGACTTTGTTCGAAGCGGGGATTCGTTCACCGTTTATTTTTGCTTGGCCTGGAAAGATCGCGGCGGGACAGAGAACAGATGCGATGGTCTCCTGGGTAGACCTATTGCCAACGTTGGTTGATCTTGGAGGTGGAACTAACCGCAAAGGAATCGATGGGGGATCCTTCTTGCCTGTTTTGTTGGGTAACAAAGATTATCACCGGAAGTTCATTTTTGCATCCCATGTTGGAGACGGAAAACAGAACTACTCGCCCAGTCGCTCAGTGAGCGACGGTCGATGGAAGTATATTCGGTATTTGGATGACGAGTACATGTTTACTACACACCAGGACCTGAATAATAACCGAAGCTTCGCGCCATTTCATCCGGAATGGTTGGCAATTGCTGAGGCCGGTCACGCGGGAGCTCAGGAAATTATACGCCGCTACTATTTGCCCGCCGAGGAACATCTGTACGACTTGGAGTCTGATCCCTTCGAGCAACATAATTTGGCCAAGGATAAACAGTACGCAGGCGTAAGATCCCATCTAAGTGGAGTGTTGAATGACTGGATGCGGTCGCAAGGCGACGATGGCATTGATGAAGGATCCAGTTTCTTTAAGCGAGAGGGGGCAATTCACTCTTGGGGAACGCATCATTTTGAAGCCTTTTAG